Sequence from the Penaeus chinensis breed Huanghai No. 1 chromosome 5, ASM1920278v2, whole genome shotgun sequence genome:
gctaataataatgatgttatcattGGTCTTATagttacaatcattataataataaccactaaagctgttatcgttattgttatcgttatcttctccataatcagtataatcattattatcatcattatcatgatcattattaccattgatactattttcactgctatcatcattatcaatttgatcATATTCATTtactctatcatcattactgttatcatgactgacactatttttatgatcattgctATCATGTCTTCTTTTCACTATggtgctgatatcattattaccattctaatGGAAATagcattattttcctttccataaCTAGTATTAATTTTactgcaataattatcataagtTTGACATACccgacttttactttttatccttGTATCGATTTTTATCATGTTTGTAATTATCtgcatcactatgattatcattacatctGATATTATTTTGACttttagaaatgtgtgtgtgtgtgtgtgtgtgtgtgtgtgtgaatgagtgagtgagtgagtgagtgagtgagtgagtgagtgagtgagtgagtgagtgagtgagtgagtgagtgagtatgtgtgtgtgtttgtgtgcgtgtgcgtgtgtgtgtgtgtgtgtgtgtgtgtgtgtgtgtgtgtgtgtgtgtgtgtgtgtgtgtgcgtgtgcgtgtgtgcgtgtgtgtgtgtgtgcgtgtgtgagtgtgtgtgtgtgtgtgtgtgcgtgtgcgtgtgcgtgtgcgtgtgcgtgtgcgtgtgcgtgtgcgtgtgcgtgcgtgtgtgtgtatgtgcaattaGTCATCAATCGAATTAAAAAAGAAACCTTCCTGGTGAAATCCCGCCGAATCATTGTGTGGGAATCACAGAACAAGGACTTGTCTTCGTGAGTCAGCAGCCGCACTTTCTATACAAAAAGGCACTGCAAACTTGTCTCAGTCAAATGAATCAactcgatttctttctttccaaaaaatatattcatacacttgcCTGAGGCAAATAGAATTAAATTAGTTAGTTATAATTGTGTGGGACCTTCACAGTACTGTAGAATTGTTCCGTTTTTCATAGACAATTTCGCACCGTAGTTCACCATGCATTGTTTTAAGACATGATATTGTGTTATTTTTGGAAATACTTTGATAATGCAATGTTTATGAAAATCACTCGTAGGCTTATATTTTACGatagtttttttattaatttaaaagTAAAGAATATATTCCTCCCGCGAGACAATTAGCAAGACTCATTTTCCACACACAAAATTCAAGGCATAGGGTTGCCCAGACGTTCATCTTCAACATTTCAAACACAGTGAACCTGACACCATTAAATAAACCATAATGTTAACACTGGCAAGTAaccaacttctttttttttctctctctatctctctgaagactttaattttctctttcagttGAAGACATATCACAATGACTCTAATTTCAATTTCAAAGTCACACGCACTAATTCGGAGAAGGCCAAGCTCACGACCTCCATGATAAACAAAAATTCGGAGCGGTTCGGAACAAATCTACGCTCGCCTTGGCACGGAAAAATTGCGTGTTTCTTTGAATATTCATTAAAATTAAAAGATTAATAATAGTTTCATGACCTAAATATGGTATCTTTTTTACTTAGTGCGTAAGAGATGAACTTCAGTTTGCTTCAGACGGTAAGACCTGTTCGTACAGATTTCATGATGACTCGTCGGCTTTGCTTCGAAAACTAGGTGAAAAGTGAATCCgattttgttgcttttattaagGCTTTCATCTCATATAATTCCAACTCTAATTTATTGGTGATTAGACAAtgagtctatctattcatctagatatgtatgcatgcataaatacatacttatatgtacacacacacgcgtatttgtgtgtaatacatgcatacatgtatgtatgcatgtgtatatctagaTTTCACTTTTCTATAATTCTTCACTAATTCTGTGGGTAATTCGCAGTAAATATAATAGTGGTAACTAGCACTTGAAAGACAAATAACTTCATGTGAGTATATCCCTATTAACAAATTCGCGAAGAACCAATTCAATTTGAATAGTTGGTTATAATGCGGGTATACATAGTGAATCAAGGGCAATCATGGGTAGCCTGTGTCATAGCGTATCGAATGACAGTATCCATTCCAGTGGTTTCCAGTCTTTTTAAAGGCCATTGGATCTTTTTTATACAGCATCCTTCAGGGTGACCGCCAGACAGCATTAAAGCAAGTatgcttttctattttcttattatgatttattaataagacaaaaatacattataaacattcctagtgtaataaatatgaaaaaatgctTGAATTTGAATACATCTTTTCATATATTGGTTATTTCACCCCTACTTATACATTGTCATAACTTGTACTTCCCAGCACAGGGGACCAAGACCCCGGGTTTGGGAACCATTGATCTATTCCTTGACCACCTTCCTCACCGTAGCACAAAGTATACTTGGTCAGGGTTGACACGTCATTCTAAACTGGGCCTCCAGCTACGTTGGCATTCATGGGATTGAGGTTGCTGACAGATTGGTAAACCTTGAAAGGGGAAGACCCTTGAATGTACTGGATCAGGTCATACGGCCAAGTCATACCAGCAGAGAGCTCCACCGGGAAGAAGCGCGAATCTTCGTCAATTGGTATATGAAGGAAATGAGCAATGGACGATCTTGTTAAGTGTTAAGGTCATTACTTATTGAATCGAATAGGCTGCCACTGTGTGACAAATTACAGACCGTATTCGCCATAGGCGCTGATATGAGCATTGCAACGACGCCTCGTTGCATTCCCTCCTTGAATGCAACTTTGAATTAAATACTAAATTAGACTGACCACTTCCTCCGAATTAGCGAGAAGGTAGCCTGTCCTTTGCTGCACACAGAGTAGAATAGGGTTAAGTTGTTCCCCAGTAAGCATTCAACAATTATTGTCAGTGGAGTTAATTCTTCAATAGTGCAAGAAGCTGGGCGGACGTTTGCCTTCGAATATCTCGAATATCTTCGAATATTTTCATCCATATTATGATTTAATGTTGgattacaaatagatatatatgaagatttaACATGATTGAATTTTACCATCACACACTCTCTGTAGTTCAGAAACAGAATTAATGTTCAGTAAGCAATATCATAAATTATAGGCTTTTGGCTGTTTTCATAATAAAATTTTTCCTTTAATCTGATCACCTTTATTAATCCCGTAAGGGTGTTCGTCAGTAGTGAACACGTTGACCGTATGCACTAGAATTTTAAATTCAAACTATCTATTATCttagggtaatatatatatgctgtgacttatttttagttttatttgtatGAAATgagcaataaattaataaatacattggCTTGAAAATCTTCAGTAAGATAAATTAGTTCTTTGTTAAGACCACTAAATTACTGAGGAGCTCCATATCTACTGGAGGGTTCCTTGGCCCTGCGTGCGTCCTCCTcagcggcgaaggcgatctggtcgagaacgaactgagggatcgggtgggggaactcgggggccacgggcaggaggtcggactggggctggaagccgttctcgtcagccaCGTACTTGACGACAACTGGGGTGCCGTCAGGAGCGGTGTATCTGCGAAGAAAAGAGAAGTCATTTGCCGATCCATTACTTTTtaccttctttgtttctttctttattataagCAGTAAATATGTGTTCAATGTAATTCAGTTTTGTGATTAGACATCATGCTGATGTATTTATCATTTAAACAGAATCATATCACCATAACTTACGAGTAGGAACCGGCACTGACGATGGCACCCTCCAGACCGGGAGAGCCAGACTCAGACATGACGATGCCGTTGCCAGCCTCCATGTCGAAGTTGTACCTTCCGTCGTCCTCGATCACGCGGTCGTCCCTCAGGATGGCCACCACCTCGCCGGAGTCGAAGCGAGCCTGTGAACCATCATAAACTGGGACGGCGGTGGCCACGGCGGCCAGGAGAGCGAGGACTACCTGTAATAGAAAGAAATAATTTATTCGTCCTTTTTACGCCATTTACTTATTAAGCACATTTCACGAAATATTCTTCAGAGATAATTAGTGTTTGAAATCCTTACCAAATCAATACAAAGATCAAAAGATTTATCCATGAAATAGATCACCTCTAATACTTACAAACTTCATGTTGTTGGAGACCGTGAAGAACTGATGCTCCTCGAAGTGACTGGCAACCTTTTTATAGGCGACTTAGATGAGCCAGAAAAATTATCATGTGACGGAACTAGTTTTTACTTTAAATACACTTGTGACCTAGAACGTAGGGACACTGGAATGTTAGGAGCGTATGTATTTGTCTCAAAGGATAATCTGTGATCAATTTGCAGCATGTCCTTTTCAATAAATTACATGTAAGCTCCATACACagatatcttttctttctctgactctgtatatgacacacacatacatatgtctttataaatatatatatatatatatatgcatatatgttttatatacatatatgtatatttacatacacatatatatgtatatatttgattatatatataaccatctatcaatctatctatctatatatatatattttttctctctctctctatttatatatatatacatatatacatacatgtatgtatacatatctatcaatctgcctatctattatttatctatctatctatatatatgtacatgtatataaaaaaaagtttatagatacgtatacatacatacatatatatgtgtatgtatatatgtatatgtatatatatatattatgcatatatgtatatatatgtatgcatatatgtgtgtatatatgcctatatatctctctatatatctatctatatatatatttatatatgtatatataaaagtctatatataagtgtacatacagacatgtatatgtgtatgtgtgtgtgtgtgtgattgtgtgtttgtgtgtgtgtgtgtgtgtgtgtgtgtgtgtgaatgtgtgtgtgtttatatatacatacatatatatatatatatatatatatatatatatatatatatatatatatatatatatgcatatagataagtacgtgtaaatatatatatacatatacatgaaaccAAGTACGGATacaacataaatacatgtatcattgttgctatcattatacatacatacaaatatatagacatcgttatttattatacatatgtacatcatcAATGTGTTGTTGTTacacttgttgttattgttattattgttttcactattataattccaaataatattgttatcattaatattattattgttatcattattatttttataatttctattaccCGTATCAccactatcacaattattatcatcattattttatcatcataatcatttttattattattcttatcattcttatcatcatcactgacatcatccttattattttcattatcattataattatcattgttactattattattactttcattattctcattatcataatcattattttctatcattattattattattattatcattatcattactactactactattattattgttattattatcatcatcatcatcatcatcatcatcattattgttgtaattatttttattaccattattttttatcactattattatcattatagttgttattggtaatgtcatttctattgttatcgttattactattaatattatcataattattgaaattattactaccattaccattatttgattatcactgttatcattatccctatcattatcattaccattatttgattatcattattatcattagcactatcattatcattaccatttttatcattagtattataattattattgatatcataattattattattatcatcattaatactaatattactactactacttgatattataattatcattatcataattattattgttattattttttatcattacttttattgtcattattattattatcataaatattttcattatcattattatttttatcgtcattattatcgttattattaatattattgttagcattgttgctggtttatttttattactactatctttgttgtcactattattgttatcattattatcatcatcatttgtatctaTGTGATTACctgtttgagtgtgtctgtgtgcgtatgtctgtgtatgtgcaagtgcgtgtgtacatgactCACTCTGTTATGGGGACACTAACCTGGCCTCAAATATGAaatgaataacattatcatttttttttaaattctgttcAGTTAACTCATAACCTTCATCACTGCCAAATAATTATCGTGGATTATATCATTTCGGGGATTTTTCACTATCATTTAACAAGAGATATATTCGAAAGACAGAAATgttagataaaaacaaataagatgAAAGCATACCTAAGACTGCAAATTTCCTTAAACGTAAACCCAGGCGCACCCATGAACATTTTCTCTAccaatttaatagtaataatactgattatttaCTATGTTCATGCcaagagaatgtgtgtatgtgtgtgtgtatatatacatatatatatatatatatatatatatatatataaatatatatttatatatatgtatgtgtatatatgtatatatatatatatatatatatatatatatttatatatatatatatatatatatatatatatatataaatacgtgcattatatatatacatatatatacatatatatttaaaatatatatatgtatatatttatatgtatatatatatatgtatatatataaatatatatatatatatatatatatatatttatacacacacacatacgtatgtgtgtgtatatatatatatatatatatatatatatatatatatatatatacatacgtatgtgtatgtgtgtttatacatatgtatatatatatatatatatatatatatatatatatatatatttatatatatgtatatatatatatatatgtatatatatatatttatatacatacgtatattatttcatacattcatacatatacgtctatatatacatataaatgcataagtatatatatacatatatatatgtatatatatatatacacacatatatacgtacatatatatatctatatatatatatatatatatgtatatatatacacacatatatatatatatatatatatacacatatatatacgtatatatatatatatatatatatatatatatatatatatatatgtgtgtgtgtgtgtgtgtgtgtgtgtgtgtgtgtgtgtgtgtacacacaaatatatacgtatatatatacgtatatatatatatatatatatatatatatatatatacgtatatatatatatatgtgtgtgtgtgtgtgtgtgtgtgtgtgtgtgtgtgtgtgtgtgtgtgtgtgtgtatgtacatgtgtgtgtatgtgtgtgtgtgtgtatgtatatatatatatatatatatatatatatatatatatatatatgcatgaatatattcatacatacacactcgcacacatatatacgtgtatatatacatatatatatatatatatatatatatatatatatacatatatacgtgtgtgtatgtatatatatatacatgtatgtatgtatatatattcatacatacacacacacacatacacacacaaacacactcacacgtgtgtgtatgtgtatatatatttatatgtatatgtgtatatatatgtgtgtgtgtgtgtgtgtgtgtgtgtgtgtgtgtgtgcgtgcgtgtgtgcgtgtacgcactCACACTGATTATttattctacatacatatatgtggatatgaatagatctatatatatcgagatagatagatagatagatatgtagatagataaagagcgatAGATCCAATCCATACTTCCTTCTGGCAAAGGGTGCATGATGTTAAGTTTTCCATAATAATGATCTGTATTTCTaactgaacaagaaaaagaggaaggaaaaaatgagacaACATTCAAGGTACATTTTCTAATCAACCTGTAATTCTTAACCAAATATATTTCAACAATTGGTTATCTTTCTGGTTAAAGGAAAATGTTGAATGATCGGCTAGTATCCCAAAATACAAGTGGGTTCTCAGCAAAGGAGAGATACTAAAAAGAAAATCCATTTAATATGATTGTGACCAAATAAGTAATGCAATATGGCAATGATTTTAGGGAGTATGATGATATAAGTAGTATGATATTGGGATATATAAGTAACATTTCCTAATAAGATGATATACATAACAGTCTAATTATATTGAGGTAAATAATAAAATCTAACATGAATAACGTAAGTGAAAATGTAACAAAAATGACTTCAGTAAcacataatatcaaaataataatggaaatttatATTGTTACTAAATACACTAGTCCCCCCTTGATCAACTGCCATGCTTCCAGATGCTTCATATCTGCAGATGTCACGCCTGGATGCCCAGTGCCAAGTCAGGTGTTCCATGAACGTGGGCACTCTGTGGCTCTCCTTGACTCTCATACTTGTCGCCTCATTTCTATTCATCTTttcaccttcatcttctctttgaaTAAAGCAGGTTATACTTTtaacattttttcccttttttctgatcCTTAACTGAATTATCGACTTCCAGCGAGATAATTTACATGTCGTCACCTTTAGAAACAAAGGACATTGAGACAGGTTTCGTAGAAATGCCATCAATACCAAACCTGCAGGAGACAATAAGATGACCTCACTTAGTGGCATGATATGAAGGTTCCTGACCCCTTTGACCTGATCTTCAAACTGCTTGCGTCAAAGAAACTGAAGttgctctacttttttttttcttaatgaatgtatttttcctcctactctcaaGGCTGTCGTGTAGTAATCACAAATGTCGCCTAAAGGATATTCACCCTGTCAAAGAagagaatacacgcacacacacacacacacacacacacatatttatatatatacatacacacacacacacatatacatatatatatatatgtatatatatatatatatatatatatatatatatatataacatatatgtgtgtatacataatatatatatatacatatatatatatatatgtgtgtgtgtgtgtgtgtgtgtgtgtgtgtgtgtagatatatatataacatatatgtatatatacacaatatcatatatatatatatatatatatatatgatatatatatatgtgtgtgtgtgtcgtacatgtacatacatatatacatacatacatattatttatatatatatatatatatatatatatatgtatatatatatatatgtgtgtgttatgtatatatataatatatcacacacactcacacacacatacacacacacacacacacacacacacacacacacgc
This genomic interval carries:
- the LOC125025488 gene encoding uncharacterized protein LOC125025488; this translates as MKFILVAVFACVAAAAPQGYEAPAQSRRDSDEVPILRDDRVIENDGRYNFDVETGDGIVVSESGAPSADGGINSAGSYSYTAPDGTPVHVEFVADEKGFQPQSDLLPVAPEFPHPIPDFVLDQIAFAAEEDARRAKEPSNRYRISCSNDAKLDEEEIEDDSEIEVTRVDDCQWFGIDGISTKPVSMSFVSKGDDIEDEGEKMNRNEATSMRVKESHRVPTFMEHLTWHWASRRDICRYEASGSMAVDQGGTSVASHFEEHQFFTVSNNMKFVVLALLAAVATAVPVYDGSQARFDSGEVVAILRDDRVIEDDGRYNFDMEAGNGIVMSESGSPGLEGAIVSAGSYSYTAPDGTPVVVKYVADENGFQPQSDLLPVAPEFPHPIPQFVLDQIAFAAEEDARRAKEPSSRYGAPQ